The DNA segment CGACTTCACCGAGGCGGTGCGCCTGGTGGCGTCGGGGGAGGTGCCCGCCGGTCGGCTGATCAGCGACGTCGTCCCGCTGGCACGGGTGGGTGAGGCGTTCGAGGCGCTGGCTGGTGGGGGTGCTGTGAAGGTGCTCATCGACTGCCAGGGCGACTCCTCTGAGCACGCGGCCCAGGGTGAGCTGGCATGAGCGGGGCCTCCCCGTTCGACCTGACCGGCAAGCTCGCGGCGGTCACCGGCGCCAGCCGGGGGATCGGGGCGGCGGTCGCGGTGGCGCTGGCGCGGGCGGGGGCTGACGTCATCGGCTGCTCCACCCGCGGTCCTGATGAGGATGTCGCTGAGGCGGTGCGCGCCACCGGGCGGGAGTTCACGTCGCTGGCGTGTGACCTGGCTGACCGGGCTGCGGTGCAGGCGCTGGGTGCGGACCTGGCTTCCTGGGACGGTGGGCGCGGGGTGGACCTGCTGGTGGCCAACGGCGGCACCATCCGGCGCACCCCCGCCGCGCAGCACTCCCTGGCGGACTGGGACCACGTGCTGGAGGTGGACCTGACCGCGCAGTTCGTGCTGGCCCAGGCGGTGGGCGCGTCCATG comes from the Quadrisphaera setariae genome and includes:
- a CDS encoding SDR family oxidoreductase, whose product is MSGASPFDLTGKLAAVTGASRGIGAAVAVALARAGADVIGCSTRGPDEDVAEAVRATGREFTSLACDLADRAAVQALGADLASWDGGRGVDLLVANGGTIRRTPAAQHSLADWDHVLEVDLTAQFVLAQAVGASMLERGSGRIVFTASLLSFQGGITVPGYTAAKHGVAGLTKALANEWSSRGVGVNAVAPGYIATDNTAALREDEDRSRAILERIPAGRWGRAEDIAGAVVYLCSPAAEYVHGVVLPVDGGWLGR